A region of Neochlamydia sp. AcF84 DNA encodes the following proteins:
- a CDS encoding V-type ATP synthase subunit D: MAEFKLTKNELRMQQNKLAQLQKYLPTLQLKKAMLQVEVNEARSEILKLEHHYHALRGEVKSYAELLSDKSEIDPMGAANILSVHKHYENIAGVEVPYFEGVDFADFHYSLFDTPPWLDGVVLGVRGLAEAQVKIDIAQEKKAALENELREVAIRVNLFEKILIPRALGNIKKIKVFLGDQQLAAVSRAKVAKSKIEGRKKHLLEQRALQAGEQL; encoded by the coding sequence TAGCGCAGTTACAAAAATACTTGCCTACGCTCCAACTTAAGAAAGCCATGCTACAAGTTGAAGTCAATGAAGCGCGTTCTGAAATTTTGAAATTAGAACATCACTATCATGCATTGCGCGGTGAGGTTAAAAGCTATGCAGAGCTCTTGTCTGATAAGTCAGAGATTGACCCCATGGGTGCTGCAAATATATTGTCCGTCCATAAACATTATGAAAATATCGCTGGCGTGGAAGTTCCTTACTTTGAGGGGGTCGATTTTGCAGATTTCCATTACTCTTTATTTGACACTCCACCTTGGCTGGATGGAGTCGTGCTCGGTGTGCGCGGCTTAGCAGAGGCTCAGGTGAAAATTGATATTGCTCAGGAAAAGAAAGCAGCTTTAGAAAATGAATTACGTGAAGTCGCTATTCGCGTAAACCTTTTTGAAAAAATCCTTATCCCACGAGCTCTTGGTAATATCAAAAAAATCAAAGTGTTTTTAGGGGATCAACAGCTTGCTGCTGTATCGCGTGCTAAAGTAGCTAAATCTAAAATCGAGGGCCGTAAAAAGCATTTATTAGAACAAAGAGCTCTTCAAGCAGGAGAACAGCTATGA
- a CDS encoding V-type ATPase 116kDa subunit family protein, with the protein MRVDLEKFLIVGSEEQRAYFFEEAQKAGLIHFINLNSSGTPELPSSIQDTLAAIKVLRSLPLMEQEEVEEYELADHLANEILQLNQELIKLTEDERLTHLEIIRVEAFGDFSHEDIAFIEKEGKRTIQFFAAKTGSAEREDLPTELIVVNSNHHGLDYFISISKEPIQYDGLSEMQVPRTASQLKKHLASLKKEIRTVEHRLKDYAKYNSFLHRALLFKFNSYHLQAASSYSSESLEGFLFAVTGWIPVDKKADLRLLAEKTDVHIEQVAIEPGEIVPTYLENTGYEKIGEDLVDIYDTPSSTDKDPSWWVLTSFTAFFAMIVGDAGYGLIFLLMALFIRYKYANLKGLGHRVWKLALILSIACMVWGALTASYFGIHLDIHSPIRKISLIHRLVEKKGEYHFYHKDDVYEEFVQEIPQLKESKTPTEFFDNATVIKKGKVEHPMYFRFYDNILFEIALMVGVVHIILSLLRYLDRNWSAIGWVIFMLGAYLYIPYYLNATSIIHFAFGVPKSMGEGGVYLVGGGILIAFILGLCQHRWKGFLEPMTIIQIFADAMSYLRIYALGLAGAMVSSTINEFASATFFAIGAVLFILGHATNIVLSIMGGVIHGLRLNFLEWYHYSFEGGGKKFNPLRLLSKDKD; encoded by the coding sequence ATGAGAGTTGACCTAGAAAAATTTCTTATCGTCGGCTCAGAAGAGCAGCGGGCTTATTTCTTTGAGGAAGCTCAAAAAGCTGGGCTTATTCATTTTATTAATCTTAATTCTTCAGGCACCCCGGAGCTGCCCTCTTCTATTCAAGATACTCTAGCTGCTATAAAGGTTTTACGTAGCTTGCCTTTAATGGAGCAAGAGGAAGTAGAAGAATATGAGCTTGCTGATCATCTGGCTAATGAGATTCTTCAGCTAAATCAGGAATTAATTAAGCTTACTGAAGATGAAAGGTTGACCCATCTTGAAATTATACGTGTTGAAGCATTTGGGGATTTTTCTCATGAGGATATAGCTTTTATTGAAAAAGAAGGAAAACGAACTATACAATTCTTTGCTGCTAAAACTGGAAGCGCAGAACGCGAGGATCTCCCCACAGAGCTGATAGTCGTGAATAGCAATCATCACGGCCTAGATTACTTTATCTCTATCAGCAAAGAACCGATTCAGTATGATGGTTTGAGTGAGATGCAGGTTCCTCGCACGGCGAGTCAATTAAAAAAGCATTTAGCTTCCCTTAAAAAAGAGATCCGCACCGTTGAACATCGCCTCAAGGATTATGCTAAATATAACAGTTTTTTACATCGCGCCCTACTATTTAAATTTAATAGCTATCATCTTCAGGCGGCGTCAAGCTATTCCTCGGAGTCTTTGGAAGGCTTTTTATTTGCCGTTACAGGATGGATCCCTGTGGATAAAAAAGCTGATTTAAGGCTATTGGCCGAAAAGACAGATGTGCATATCGAGCAAGTCGCTATAGAGCCAGGCGAAATTGTTCCTACCTACCTTGAGAATACAGGTTATGAAAAGATTGGAGAAGATCTAGTTGATATTTATGACACACCTTCCTCGACTGATAAAGATCCCTCCTGGTGGGTTTTAACATCCTTTACCGCCTTTTTTGCTATGATTGTGGGCGATGCTGGATATGGCTTGATCTTTTTACTGATGGCCCTATTCATCCGTTATAAATATGCCAATTTGAAAGGCTTAGGGCATCGCGTATGGAAGCTTGCTCTTATCCTGAGTATAGCATGTATGGTTTGGGGTGCCTTGACGGCTTCATATTTTGGCATTCATTTGGATATTCATAGTCCTATTAGAAAGATATCTTTAATCCATCGGCTGGTAGAGAAAAAAGGGGAGTATCATTTTTATCATAAAGATGATGTGTATGAAGAATTTGTCCAAGAGATTCCTCAATTAAAAGAATCTAAAACACCGACAGAATTTTTTGATAATGCCACAGTAATCAAGAAAGGAAAAGTTGAGCACCCGATGTATTTTAGATTCTACGATAACATCCTTTTCGAAATAGCATTAATGGTTGGAGTTGTCCATATCATTCTTTCCCTCCTTAGATATCTAGATCGTAATTGGAGTGCTATAGGATGGGTAATATTTATGCTTGGAGCTTATCTGTATATTCCTTATTACCTGAATGCTACCTCAATTATTCACTTTGCATTTGGTGTGCCCAAATCAATGGGAGAAGGAGGAGTCTATCTTGTCGGCGGAGGAATATTGATAGCCTTTATTTTAGGCCTATGCCAACATCGTTGGAAAGGTTTTCTTGAGCCTATGACCATTATTCAAATTTTTGCCGATGCGATGTCTTATTTACGTATTTACGCTCTTGGCTTAGCAGGAGCAATGGTTAGCTCTACCATCAATGAATTTGCCAGTGCCACTTTCTTTGCTATAGGTGCAGTCCTCTTTATACTCGGACATGCGACTAATATTGTTTTAAGCATTATGGGAGGTGTCATTCATGGCTTACGCCTTAATTTTCTTGAGTGGTATCACTATTCATTCGAGGGTGGCGGTAAAAAATTCAATCCTTTACGCCTTTTAAGCAAAGATAAAGATTAA
- a CDS encoding ATP synthase subunit C yields MMDFSMAGPAIALGLSLIGSCIGCYIAGAASHAAMSRTEEGHGKFIGMSAAPSSQCIYGFLEMLLMSRAIQEGTLSPLSAVFIGLSAGGAIMLSSIYQGKVCATGIQATLKEPSLFGKCFAAIGIIESVSLFAFVFSLLIM; encoded by the coding sequence ATCATGGATTTTAGCATGGCAGGACCTGCAATAGCTCTCGGGCTTAGTTTGATTGGCAGTTGTATTGGCTGTTATATTGCAGGCGCTGCTTCTCATGCGGCGATGAGCCGAACAGAAGAAGGACACGGCAAGTTTATTGGTATGTCTGCTGCTCCTTCCTCTCAATGTATCTACGGTTTTTTGGAGATGCTGCTAATGAGCAGAGCTATTCAAGAAGGGACACTTTCTCCCTTATCAGCGGTATTTATTGGACTAAGTGCTGGCGGTGCCATCATGCTTTCCTCTATTTATCAAGGTAAAGTTTGCGCGACAGGCATTCAAGCTACTTTAAAAGAACCTTCCTTATTTGGTAAATGCTTTGCTGCTATCGGTATTATCGAATCGGTTTCTCTTTTCGCTTTTGTCTTTTCCTTATTAATCATGTAA
- a CDS encoding IS5 family transposase (programmed frameshift), protein MKFDKIEKLDNERFRRLTGVKRSTFDKMVQILHEADTAKKIKGGRKYKLRLEDMLLMALEYMREYRTYFHISQSYGISESSAYKAVKWIEDTLIKHPDFALPGRKELLKSDTEYEVILVDATETPIERPKKKQKRYYSGKKKKHTLKTQVVVDKKSKKVICTSYSNGKKHDFRLFKESQVKINPQIRVLTDSGYQGLRKLHTQTQMPKKKSKKNPLTQEDKRTNQSLSRERVANENVIGLLKRFKIIADRYRNRRKRFALRFNLIVAIYNWKLNT, encoded by the exons ATGAAATTTGATAAGATAGAGAAATTAGATAATGAACGGTTTCGCAGATTGACAGGGGTAAAGCGTAGTACTTTTGATAAGATGGTGCAAATTTTACATGAAGCCGATACAGCCAAGAAGATTAAAGGCGGGCGTAAATATAAACTACGTTTAGAAGATATGCTGTTAATGGCCTTGGAATATATGCGCGAATATAGGACCTATTTCCATATTAGCCAAAGCTATGGAATTAGTGAAAGCTCAGCTTATAAAGCGGTGAAATGGATTGAAGATACGTTAATCAAGCATCCAGATTTTGCTTTACCGGGGCGTAAAGAGCTTTTGAAAAGCGATACGGAATATGAGGTTATTTTGGTTGATGCTACAGAAACGCCTATTGAGCGCCCTA AAAAAAAACAAAAGCGCTATTATTCAGGGAAAAAGAAAAAACATACCCTAAAGACCCAAGTTGTAGTCGATAAGAAAAGTAAAAAAGTAATTTGTACCTCATATAGTAATGGCAAAAAGCATGATTTTAGGCTGTTCAAAGAATCCCAAGTTAAAATCAATCCACAAATAAGAGTGTTAACCGATTCAGGGTATCAAGGATTAAGAAAGCTGCATACCCAAACTCAAATGCCTAAGAAAAAAAGTAAGAAGAATCCTTTGACTCAAGAGGATAAAAGAACAAATCAAAGTTTATCCAGAGAAAGAGTTGCCAATGAAAACGTCATTGGCCTCCTTAAGCGATTTAAAATTATAGCAGATCGCTACAGAAATAGACGTAAAAGATTTGCACTTCGCTTCAACTTAATTGTAGCAATCTATAATTGGAAATTAAATACGTGA